One part of the Macrobrachium nipponense isolate FS-2020 chromosome 38, ASM1510439v2, whole genome shotgun sequence genome encodes these proteins:
- the LOC135209804 gene encoding uncharacterized protein LOC135209804 — MKKELRWLIRVVVEVEKRSWKWFDVGVVVEDEKELRWFDVGRVVVEVEKGVEVVDVGVVVEVEKGVEVVDVGVVVEVEKGVEVVDVGVVVEVEKGVEVVDVGVVVEVEVGVEVVDVGVVVEVEKGVEVVDVGVVVEVEKGVEVVDVGVVVEVEKGVEVVDVGVVVEVEKGVEVVDVGVVVEVEKGVEVVDKKGVKWFDVGVVVEVEKGVEVVDVGVVVEVEKGVEVVDVGVVVEVEKGIEVVDRGVVVEVEVGVEVVDVGVVVEVEVGVEVVDVGVVVEVEKGVEVVDVGVVVEVEKGVEVVDVGVVVEVEKGVEVVDVGVVVEVEKGVEVVDVGVVVEVEVGVEVVDVGVVVEVEKGVEVVDVGVVVGSLKKEFEVVDCRSSLWK; from the exons ATGAAAAAGGAGTTGAGGTGGTTGATTAGagtagttgtggaagttgaaaAAAGGAGTTGGAAGTGGTTTGATGTAGGAGTAGTTGTTGAAGATGAAAAGGAGTTGAGGTGGTTTGATGTAGGGA GAGTAGTTGTTGAAGTTGAAAAAGGAGTTGAAGTGGTTGATGTAGGagtagttgtggaagttgaaaAAGGAGTTGAGGTGGTTGATGTAGGAGTAGTTGTTGAAGTTGAAAAAGGAGTTGAAGTGGTTGATGTAGGAGTAGTTGTTGAAGTTGAAAAAGGAGTTGAAGTGGTTGATGTAGGagtagttgtggaagttgaagtGGGAGTTGAGGTGGTTGATGTAGGAGTAGTTGTTGAAGTTGAAAAAGGAGTTGAAGTGGTTGATGTAGGagtagttgtggaagttgaaaAAGGAGTTGAGGTGGTTGATGTAGGAGTAGTTGTTGAAGTTGAAAAAGGAGTTGAAGTTGTTGATGTAGGAGTAGTTGTGGAAGTAGAAAAAGGAGTTGAGGTGGTTGATGTAGGAGTAGTTGTGGAAGTAGAAAAAGGAGTTGAAGTGGTTGAT AAAAAAGGAGTGAAGTGGTTTGATGTAGGAGTAGTTGTTGAAGTTGAAAAAGGAGTTGAAGTGGTTGATGTAGGAGTAGTTGTTGAAGTTGAAAAAGGAGTTGAGGTGGTTGATGTAGGAGTAGTTGTTGAAGTTGAAAAAGGAATTGAAGTGGTTGATCGAGGagtagttgtggaagttgaagtGGGAGTTGAGGTGGTTGATGTAGGagtagttgtggaagttgaagtGGGAGTTGAGGTGGTTGATGTAGGAGTAGTTGTGGAAGTAGAAAAAGGAGTTGAGGTTGTTGATGTAGGAGTAGTTGTGGAAGTAGAAAAAGGAGTTGAAGTGGTTGATGTAGGAGTAGTTGTTGAAGTTGAAAAAGGAGTTGAAGTGGTTGATGTAGGAGTAGTTGTTGAAGTTGAAAAAGGAGTTGAAGTGGTTGATGTAGGagtagttgtggaagttgaagtGGGAGTTGAGGTGGTTGATGTAGGagtagttgtggaagttgaaaAAGGAGTTGAGGTGGTTGATGTAGGAGTAGTTGTTGGAAGTTTGAAAAAGGAGTTTGAAGTGGTTGATTGTAGGAGTAGTTTGTGGAAGTAG